A window of Methylomonas sp. 11b genomic DNA:
CTGGTCAACCGTATCGAGTCTGTAGGGGTGTTGGTGATGCGCCAAAGCGATGTGGGCCACTACACGCGACCATTGCGCGTCGAAGAGTTTCGAGGTTTTGCAATTGCTGACAATTACGCGCCGATCATTTTCGTCAACCATGCCGATGCCTTGGGCGCACGGCTGTTCACCCTGGTCCACGAACTCTGCCATATCTGGATCGGCCAGTCTGGCATTTCCGACGCTAGCACGCAAACCCATCGGGCAGAAGAGATTCTTTGTAATGCGGTAGCCGCCGAGTTTTTAGTCCCGGCCACCGAATTTCAGACCATATGGAGGCATGGTCTGGACAACTGGCAGTCCAATTTGGCGACTTTGGAATCGCATTTCCACGTCAGCACGTGGACCTTGGCGCGCCGCGCGCTGGCTTTAAACTACATAACTCAGGACGAATACCAGCGTTATATCAACGCCCAGCAAGCGGCTTATCGGGATCGCGACGACAGCGGCGGCCCCGGTTATTACCGGACCAAAAAAGCCCAGATTAGCCAGCGTTTTTCCCGCGCGGTCGTCAGTGAGGCTCTCAGCGGTCAACTTTTACTCCGCGAAGCTAGTCAGTTATTGGGCGGTATCAAACCCGACAAAATCGCCACCTTTGCCAAGGAGTTGGGCGTTTGAAATATCTTCTCGATTCCAATACCTACATTCAAGCCAAGAATTTCTATTACGGCATGGACATCTGTCCTGCTTATTGGGATTGGCTGGATCGGCAATTTCAAGCGGGTTTGGTCGCCAGTGTTCAGATGATAGGCAAGGAACTTAAAGACGGTCACGACGAACTAGCCGCATGGGCCAAGGCGCGATCAGAACACTTCATCAACAACGACGACACCGAAACCCAGTCGGTGTTTTCCGAAATTGTTCAAAGTGTCGCAGCCGGCGACTATAACCCCGGCAATCGCGACAACTTCTTAGCAAAAGCCGATCCCTGGCTCATCGCCAAAGCTAAAACCCTTGGGGCAACGGTGGTCACCCACGAAGCCTTGGTTGCACCGAACACCAAGAAAGTCAAAGTTCCCAACATTTGCCTGCAATTCGGTGTGCCTTGCCTGGACACGTTTCAGTTTCTGCGGGAATTGAATGCGCGGTTTGTTTTGGAACACTAAAGCAAAATGCACTGAGTTGTGACAATCGGCAATCGAAGAATAGTTATCTGGCTTGGCCGGCTAAATACTGCATTTCTTTAGCCCCGCTGAGGTAATGACAATGGAATTCCGCCAGGCTTGGCTCGGAGGCAGTTTTCTCTACATAACCGTTCAACACCGGCAGTTGCTGCTGAGCAATCTGCTGGGCATTGGGATGGCGAATCGCGGTCAAAAATGACGACAGGCTGGTCACCACTTGTCCGCCTTTGGGTTTAAGCGACACTTTGGCCAGACTATCGACCAACTGCGGCGTGTACTTCAACATATAGTCCGCATAGCGGCG
This region includes:
- a CDS encoding DUF4411 family protein, coding for MKYLLDSNTYIQAKNFYYGMDICPAYWDWLDRQFQAGLVASVQMIGKELKDGHDELAAWAKARSEHFINNDDTETQSVFSEIVQSVAAGDYNPGNRDNFLAKADPWLIAKAKTLGATVVTHEALVAPNTKKVKVPNICLQFGVPCLDTFQFLRELNARFVLEH
- a CDS encoding helix-turn-helix domain-containing protein, with product MTTANINTTMLTWARERSGVTVSEFARKCGVSLDKLSEWESGHRSLTFKQAMTYAEKAHIPFGYLFLAQPPIDELPIPDLRTIEGQTNRRLSAELLDLIKLMQQRQEWYKDYLQQHLVGPNPIVGRFAVKDGVTAIVRDIRTELGVGNHPQRGNWEDYYRDLVNRIESVGVLVMRQSDVGHYTRPLRVEEFRGFAIADNYAPIIFVNHADALGARLFTLVHELCHIWIGQSGISDASTQTHRAEEILCNAVAAEFLVPATEFQTIWRHGLDNWQSNLATLESHFHVSTWTLARRALALNYITQDEYQRYINAQQAAYRDRDDSGGPGYYRTKKAQISQRFSRAVVSEALSGQLLLREASQLLGGIKPDKIATFAKELGV